From Daucus carota subsp. sativus chromosome 6, DH1 v3.0, whole genome shotgun sequence:
TCCTCTACAAAGTAAACACACTCGGAAGATATATAATCATATGTTCTGCATAAAAGATAAGCTCATCTGAAAGATATAATTTATCATCAACTCTTTGTGTACCATGTTTGCAAGTGCAAGAGGTATTCAACAGATGGTGCCACATTCCACAACAACAAAATTGTAATCGAGATTAGAAAATAAATGTCATAATATAAAAAGCAGCCTCAAATAGACTCTATATGTGTGGAAAAATATTAACTATATACGCGAATATCATCAAGATTTATGTGCTCCATATATTATCATTTAGATGAATATGTGAATTATGACTTCAGTTCagagatgcattctcactttgtAGAAAGAAGATGGGTCATCTGTTTGAGCATCTGGCCATTTCTTTGCATCAAGATCCATCGATGTGCCTCCTTCCATATTGGTGATTACAacctaataattataaaatcactgAAAGTGAAAATTCTATGCATACCACAGCAAAATAAATTTCACAATCTACCAaatggaatatatatatatatatatatatatagggttgcactccacacagaacactttaaaaaaagaacaacacagaacactgtcATAACATTTCATTtctcacaaataattatttgttaaggTTATAACTATATAGCTAAACactaattaaacttaatatatgaaatctaacatccaaactcatccaaattattgatatgaaatattatagaatccagaacagaatccataatagaatccagaatagaatcatataaatatattttttgcgtgattattttacataaaatcatgttatttttaataaatatttattattaaacatggtggatactattatcatttataataaaaCATTGTTCAGCTTAAAAtctgaatttaattcaagttttagatgagattctatatttgattctaaagtgttctgtgttgttcttcttttaacagtgttctgttttgagcaatggcctatatatatatatatatatatatatatatatatatatatatatatatatatatatatatatatataaaatcataccTTAAGTGGATTTAGTACTACCATTTTACGAGGTGCTGATTTGTTCAGTTCTTCCCGAATGTGGTGCTCAAGGCGGTCCAAACGAATTATACTACAGTCACTGCAGAACAGAACATCATTAGAACTTGGAAACGTGACAATGATTTAAAAAACCATATATGAATTTGCAGGCCCAAATActgaaattcaaatatcaaCCTTCGTGTTATTCCAATTCCTCGGACAAAAGCATTTATGGAAGTAGAGGTAACCCCTCTACGTCGTAATCCAGATAATGTCATCAAACGAGGATCATCCCAACCATCAACCCACTTCTCTGTCACAAGACGGTTCAACTGGAAAAACAATGAACACTATCATAAGTATCAATCAAGACTAAGAAGATAAATTAAAGACATTTGAATATTTAAGCTCTTCAAAATACCTTGCGTTTTGACATCACTGTATTGGTGATATTCAAACGCGAGTACTCCCATACAAAAGGCTGGTAAAGCTCAAGCGCATCCAATAACCAATAATATGAAGCACGTCGTGTCTCAAATTCAAGTGTGCAGAGCTGTGTCAAACAAATGAGCAAGAATTGCAAGGTAAAAACACGGTGATTACAAATAACACTAGGAACAACAAAACCAAATTAATGCAGCCTCTGAAAACGAGTTCTGTTCCGAGCAAACTAACATTACACAAATATGAGGTTTTTCATGAGCTTTACTATACTTCATCTAAGCCTGATAATTTGGTTCCTATTTAACAAAAACTAATGTAGCAGAAGTGTGCTAAAAAGCCAAAAAGTTAAATATGCTCTACTCAACCAAGTCAAGGTATGTGTGGTCTGCTCTTGCTCCAGGTAGAACAACAAAAATATCAAGCAAACTTTGCTATTTACAAAATTCAGGAATTAAATATGATAAGCTACATGATAGTAGTAGTGTGATACAAAGTTCACCCAAAAATGTTACATACCGAATGTGTGATATTTTCTAGAGAATCCACGATGCAGTGAGCATAATCGTAGCTTGGATAAATACACCACTTGTCTCCTGCATGTGGATGAGGAGTAAACTAGAAAACaccaaaaacatgtacattaGGTAATCCATTTTATCAAgaagtttaaaaaattattttaaaaagggCTTCTAACTTGCCTTGATACGATATGCAATGAGGTCATACATATTAAAGTTATCACTTTGCATGTCCTGTTTCATCCGCAGAGTTGCTTTCCCTTCCTCAATCATGCCTCGTTTCATTTCATCAAACAATTTCAAAGATTGTTCAATTGGCCTATCTCTATAAGGACTGTTCATCTTTTTTTCCCTGTACTCTTTGATCTCCTCAGCTGTCTGAAATACGAAGAAAACTGAGTGTTAAATTAATAAGGACAATTAATATGACAGATAAATTATAGCACTACAATGTCTTCACAGACTGTAGAGGTGGTGTGTTACCAAATAAAGAAAGCAGCCATGCAATTACCATCGACATTCCATTCAATTTACAAGTATGAACAAAGATAAAAGAAGAGATCggctttaaatatattttgaacaagtattaaaattttaaaaaatttatcaagGATCAACATTGGAGATTTAGGTTCACAGTAGAACAATATTCAGGTAATAATATCCATATAGGTATACATCATATAGTAACCTGATGATCAACATATGCATGGCCCTTCTGTATGAGCTTCACAGCTAGATCATATAGATCTTGAAAGTAATCACTGGTGTATGTGATCTGCCAAAATTCAAGTATCAGATGCTGCCAATACAGATGAGACACATCGCACATCTATCGTAAGAACATATATTACCTTATATGGCTCCCATCCCATCCACTTAACAATTTCTTCTATATGATCAATGTACTCTTTCTTCTCAGCTTCAGGATTAGTATCATCATACCTAAAGTGTCGACAACAATTTTAATTCTTGTCCAGATAAATTCTCATTAAAATTCTCTGTTCAAGAGTCAGACCTTAGATAGCAGCCTCCATTTCTTTCCTTTGCCAGACCAAAGTCGACAAACATTGCCTGGAATCAGATGAAATCAATAGCCAAAAATATACAATGTGGAGTAACCTCCAGGAGATTagctaaaatcaaaaaatcGAAGGAAAAAAACAACAGCTTATTTAATATTACTTTGGCGTGACCTATATGCAGATATCCATTTGGTTCTGGTGGAAAGCGCGTCAAAACTTTTCCACCTGTTTTCTTTAAATGCTTTTCAAGTATTTCCTTTGAATTGCAAGCTCTGAGCACAGGTCGATCGCTGAAAAAAACTTCAGTATGCACCTAAGAAAAGCAAGAGTTATATTACACAAGTAACcgatagaaaaataaataaataaataaataaataggaaGATTCACAAGCATGTGGCCACATAATCATCAAGATGATGTGTACTAGAGCACGTGAAAGTATTTATGCACCCGTAATTATAGCCATCTTGGACCTCTATGATTTTAAAAGGTAGACACATAATCCTGATTAAGTCCGAACAGAGTCTGGAAACGGTATGTTCTCTTTTCTGGTATTGATCCGGTGATGCCTAGTCCTTTCAATGTGCTACAGAACTGACTGAATGCCTAGTCCATTAAACTGAAAGCATCCACAGTCTCTAGTAAAACTTGATGGACAACATATGATTGAGAGGCATGGCCAACACCACAAGAAGAGAGCATTTAAAGGGGGAAGTAATCCGGTCTTCCTCCCTATATGTTCAGCATGCTTTTAGTATGATACCGGATTCTTCTATGCACTTTTTGGGATTTTTAGGATCTTTTCATTCTTTTATGCGCTTTTTGGGATTTCAGGAGTTTATCATATAAGACCTTAACCTGGTCAGCATACTATATTGGTGTTTAATTCATAGCATGAGAGAATGGAATCATATCACATGCAAGCATGCATCTAGACCCATTCCCTCCATGCTCTCTGCAAGTCAAACTTAATCAGATTTCTTCCGACCTGTAGGTGTCACAAACATCATATTACCAACAAACAATGACTCGTTCATCACTTGCTCAAACAATTTAGAAAGTAACAAACCAATTAGTAGATTATCCACAGCAAAAAGCGAAGGCAGGGATATCACCACTTACTCTAATACAGATATTGGATACTAGAATTCAATAAAAGATGTATAAAGCTCCACAAGGGATCATCTAACCATGGTATATCTACCTCAGATTATTTGATATTCACCACACCGATTTTACACTTTACAGTTTCATGTAAACTGATACAAGCTGAAGACGATAATCTTCAACTGTCTGATGCAGATACTATGAAGAAATAGGCTTACCTTAAAATTTTCATCAGGTCGAGGAAATACAGCATATGGATTCATATCTTCTTCTGGTGGCTTTGGTACAGTACTTTCTTCAACAGCTTTTTTCTCCTACATAGatgcaattattattatttgaaaaatacgTTATAATAGTAGCATATGTAGATAACTCATAAAGTCACACTGACAGTCAAAAGATATGCAGTTTACTAACCTCTACTTTGACAggcttttcttttttctttttagcaGGCTTCTCATTATCTGCAGCAGTCTTTTCACCAAGTAACGCATACAATTTCGTATCTATGAGTTGCTGTTACATACAAATTACATCGACCAAGATGCTTAGATGTTTGTCTTGCATTTAGATGAGGTGAGGGGGATGAAATAAAGCAATAGAAAGGCGATTTGACCTTGACAACTTTCGGATCAGCCCATGGCTGTCTCTTCCGAACATGACCAAAAAGTTCGCCGACTGTAGAAGAAAGATTTGCAAACATCAAGTGTGAAGACAATTAAAGATTTACAAACGACTAAATTGAGCTGCCACTATCAAAAATTACAGACATCTAACAGCTCTAAAAAAATGAACTTTGCTTCTGACATGTAATACACATATACACAGACATACATACTATACATGcatgcatatatgtatataaatatatgtaaaagcTACCCAGCTTAGCATGTTGCTACACATGCCTcgtaaaacaaaatatttatccTAGATTATGTTTTTATCACAAGCCAAATTTCCttgtgaaaaaaataatataaacagaAGGAAATGATTATCTTAGAGGTCATACAGACAGTTGTGCATAAACTATTCATCTATGTGAAAGATGCTACAAAACAAAAATGCAAAACTCATACCATTTGTTCGATATCTTTGCTCTATTATAGTATTCTTATTCTCTTCAAATATATCATTTACTGTTTTCTCCATGTCCTCCAAAGACACCTCAATTCCtgtcatcaaaaaaaaaaaaaaaaatgagtgcCACTTCCTAGCATATACAAACAACAGttcaacaatataaaatttttgagaACACAAGTAttagttatttatataaatagccTTATGTACCAAGTAATCTGCAAAACAAGGTCAATAAGGGTTTGAACATGAGGTCACTTTGTCAAGAGGACAAGGCAACTAGAGTTCAGCACAAAATTTATGTTTGTTGCATGTAGGATGACAAAACAATCTGATCCGAAGATACCCAATCATGCAATTGGATTTGGCCGAACCTGAAATTttggatttaatttttaaacccaAAAGGGTTTGGATTTGACTCTAGATTTCATGTGTACCAAACCGAAACCCGATTCAAGGTCCAACTCAAACCCAAAGCCCAAGTAATACATCCAATTACATGACATGAAGCCACACAAAAGATCTATTATAAAACAGGCATAATTCCTTTCTTCCATAATCTATTTGAAGCTGGCAACAGTTCAGCTTATTGGGAAGTTGAAAGTGAGGGAATATTCAATATTGcattatatttatacttaaattTCGTGATATCCCAGAAGCCTTGATACAATAACCAACAAGAAACTGAGAGAGACGTTATGCACCCAGGTTATCTTCGTATTACTTTTTTATTCTATCAAGTATCAACTCATTCTTTGTTGAATAGTATTTGATAGATTGTTCAAGTGCGCTACAGTAGGCCAACCACTAATGTTAAATGATAATCATACCAACTCCACAAGCTTCTTCAAATTCCTTAACCTTCAAAGTCTCGGAAGCGGTATTTGATAGAAAAGCAAAGGCAGCTTCCAATTGGGCTGGGGTTTTAATCTAGCAACATCAAAgccaaaataataaatactccACAATAGTACGTTCATCGACAACAAACACTTGTAAATCCTATCTTATCTACTTCCAAATTCAAAACCCAGGCAGTTAGgttgtaaaattaaaagaacacaAATAAATGAAAAGCACATAAACCTTTGAAGTAACGATGTACTGAAGTAGAGTTGGTCGATGCACGAGGGCATTTGCCGGAAACTTAGTAGCAACCTATAATATCCGAAACAAATTACATAAACTTCCTAATTCACAATCATTTAGAATCTACTAgaagattaaattaaaaaaaaaaaaaaaaacgaagtGTAACTACCGTGTAAATAAGATTCCCAATAGCCCTTTCACATCCTTCAGCAACACCAGCCTACAAACAAAACACAATCACAAAAATTACATACAGCACATAAGCTAATCACAATTAAAGC
This genomic window contains:
- the LOC108227167 gene encoding glutamine--tRNA ligase, cytoplasmic isoform X1, producing MGVESEKSVQLFLSIGLDERTAKNTVANTKVTKNLLAVIDEAGVAEGCERAIGNLIYTVATKFPANALVHRPTLLQYIVTSKIKTPAQLEAAFAFLSNTASETLKVKEFEEACGVGIEVSLEDMEKTVNDIFEENKNTIIEQRYRTNVGELFGHVRKRQPWADPKVVKQLIDTKLYALLGEKTAADNEKPAKKKKEKPVKVEEKKAVEESTVPKPPEEDMNPYAVFPRPDENFKVHTEVFFSDRPVLRACNSKEILEKHLKKTGGKVLTRFPPEPNGYLHIGHAKAMFVDFGLAKERNGGCYLRYDDTNPEAEKKEYIDHIEEIVKWMGWEPYKITYTSDYFQDLYDLAVKLIQKGHAYVDHQTAEEIKEYREKKMNSPYRDRPIEQSLKLFDEMKRGMIEEGKATLRMKQDMQSDNFNMYDLIAYRIKFTPHPHAGDKWCIYPSYDYAHCIVDSLENITHSLCTLEFETRRASYYWLLDALELYQPFVWEYSRLNITNTVMSKRKLNRLVTEKWVDGWDDPRLMTLSGLRRRGVTSTSINAFVRGIGITRSDCSIIRLDRLEHHIREELNKSAPRKMVVLNPLKVVITNMEGGTSMDLDAKKWPDAQTDDPSSFYKVPFSNVVYIEHTDFRVKDSKDYYGLAPGKTVLLRYAYPIKCTDVILGDDKETVLEIRAEYDPLKKTKPKGVLHWVGEPSPGVEPLKVEVRLFDKLFLSENPSELDDWLGDLNPQSKVVMPCAYAVPTLRNATVGESFQFERLGYFTVDKDSTSDKLVFNRTVTLRDSYAKVGK
- the LOC108227167 gene encoding glutamine--tRNA ligase, cytoplasmic isoform X2; protein product: MGVESEKSVQLFLSIGLDERTAKNTVANTKVTKNLLAVIDEAGVAEGCERAIGNLIYTVATKFPANALVHRPTLLQYIVTSKIKTPAQLEAAFAFLSNTASETLKVKEFEEACGVGIEVSLEDMEKTVNDIFEENKNTIIEQRYRTNVGELFGHVRKRQPWADPKVVKQLIDTKLYALLGEKTAADNEKPAKKKKEKPVKVEEKKAVEESTVPKPPEEDMNPYAVFPRPDENFKVHTEVFFSDRPVLRACNSKEILEKHLKKTGGKVLTRFPPEPNGYLHIGHAKAMFVDFGLAKERNGGCYLRYDDTNPEAEKKEYIDHIEEIVKWMGWEPYKITYTSDYFQDLYDLAVKLIQKGHAYVDHQTAEEIKEYREKKMNSPYRDRPIEQSLKLFDEMKRGMIEEGKATLRMKQDMQSDNFNMYDLIAYRIKFTPHPHAGDKWCIYPSYDYAHCIVDSLENITHSLCTLEFETRRASYYWLLDALELYQPFVWEYSRLNITNTVMSKRKLNRLVTEKWVDGWDDPRLMTLSGLRRRGVTSTSINAFVRGIGITRSDCSIIRLDRLEHHIREELNKSAPRKMVVITNMEGGTSMDLDAKKWPDAQTDDPSSFYKVPFSNVVYIEHTDFRVKDSKDYYGLAPGKTVLLRYAYPIKCTDVILGDDKETVLEIRAEYDPLKKTKPKGVLHWVGEPSPGVEPLKVEVRLFDKLFLSENPSELDDWLGDLNPQSKVVMPCAYAVPTLRNATVGESFQFERLGYFTVDKDSTSDKLVFNRTVTLRDSYAKVGK